The following coding sequences lie in one Panicum virgatum strain AP13 chromosome 6N, P.virgatum_v5, whole genome shotgun sequence genomic window:
- the LOC120679272 gene encoding uncharacterized protein LOC120679272 encodes MYIAEPNGSLRMPLHFLPLPFLHVCFACSHRMEYSLLKDVTSESQHWTVRARVVRFAEYLSNDSPPKILRLDLILVDKEGKAMEGQIPENWIPLFKPQLKEEFVYYIKFFQVRNARATYCPVDHPYMLRFTAHTKVHEVKNVQDTFPKYACAPATYDVLRSRVGITKYCSDAIGVLT; translated from the exons ATGTACATCGCTGAACCAAATGGGAGCCTCCGGATGCCTCTGCACTTCTTGCCACTGCCTTTCCTCCACGTGTGTTTTGCCTGCTCG CACAGGATGGAGTATTCACTCTTGAAAGACGTCACTTCTGAGTCGCAACATTGGACTGTAAGGGCACGAGTTGTCAGGTTTGCAGAGTATCTAAGCAATGACAGCCCCCCTAAGATTCTTAGGCTTGATCTAATACTTGTCGATAAAGAG GGAAAAGCTATGGAAGGTCAGATTCCAGAGAATTGGATACCATTATTTAAACCACAGCTAAAGGAAGAATTTGTTTACTATATCAAGTTCTTCCAAGTTCGCAATGCCCGTGCAACATACTGCCCTGTTGATCATCCATACATGCTGAGGTTCACTGCTCATACTAAAGTACATGAGGTCAAGAATGTCCAAGACACCTTCCCAAAATATGCGTGCGCACCAGCAACATATGACGTGCTTCGAAGCAGAGTAGGCATTACAAAGTACTGCTCAG ATGCTATTGGAGTATTGACATGA
- the LOC120680129 gene encoding L-type lectin-domain containing receptor kinase IX.1-like, giving the protein MAAVRSRPSLLRVMSCCLCCFSIVSIHVRPAGSVSFNLTFSQPRAPGNLPQLINCTGDAYLSPDTLELTKNRRDQSSTYSTGRAKYTQRVPLWDRASGEVASFTTTFRFQITLDPSTNWPGDGMAFFLGSFQSDIPANSGGGRLGLLPGYTNGTGDGTIVAVEFDTFKNAEPADISGNHVGIDVNSLTSTASTDTTSPTHNLTSGYPMVATVRYENVTQLLAVHLQINATSYHVNATVDLRSYLPEDVAVGFSAATGALGEQHQILSWSFSSTLQRPTIAPVGPPPQTQSPDDPIVPSKKKAGGILIPVLVPLLSLSACAAVGLVLWRRRRSRRRPGESSDSDYEEQEHRAELERGVAASGPRRYSYRELAAATGDFAEGQKLGRGGFGSVYQGSLAVSGQDRAVAIKMFSSESSAQGRKEFEAEVRIISRLKHRNLVQLLGWCDSRHGLLLVYELVAQGSLDRHLHSSERFLTWPERFRIILGLGSALRYLHQEWEQCVVHGDIKPSNVMLDEALGAKLGDFGLARLVDHGAASHTTKAVLGTAGYIDPEFVNTRHPSAEADVYSFGVVLLEVVSGRSPVVLLPGGRPPFMLLKWVWGLYGRSATLDAADERLRGGGEDDDRCMERALVVGLWCAHPDQSERPSIAQAAHVLQTPDARLPELPRHMYKTAASSDLSFAGSAYGAMSIESYSGGVSSSTMTGHSKVSSDSSSTALLRDSRELA; this is encoded by the coding sequence ATGGCCGCAGTGAGGTctcgcccctccctcctccgtgTCATGTCCTGCTGCCTCTGCTGCTTCTCTATCGTCTCCATCCATGTCCGCCCCGCTGGCTCGGTGTCCTTCAACCTCACCTTCTCCCAGCCCCGCGCCCCCGGCAACCTGCCGCAGCTGATCAACTGCACCGGCGACGCCTACCTGAGCCCGGATACGCTCGAGCTGACCAAGAACCGGCGTGATCAGAGCAGCACATACAGCACCGGCCGCGCGAAGTACACGCAGAGGGTGCCCCTCTGGGACAGGGCCTCCGGCGAGGTCGCTAGCTTCACCACCACCTTCCGCTTCCAAATCACTCTGGACCCCAGCACGAATTGGCCAGGAGACGGCATGGCTTTCTTCCTCGGGAGTTTCCAGTCGGACATCCCCGccaacagcggcggcgggaggctggGCCTCCTCCCGGGCTACACCAACGGCACCGGCGACGGCACCATCGTCGCCgtcgagttcgacaccttcAAGAATGCGGAGCCCGCCGACATCAGCGGCAACCATGTGGGCATCGACGTCAACTCCCTCACCTCCACGGCGTCCACGGACACCACCTCGCCGACCCACAACCTGACGTCCGGGTACCCCATGGTGGCCACCGTGAGGTACGAGAACGTCACCCAGTTGCTGGCCGTCCACCTCCAGATCAACGCAACATCCTACCACGTCAACGCGACCGTGGATCTGAGGAGCTACCTGCCGGAGGATGTCGCCGTGGGTTTCTCAGCGGCCACCGGCGCGTTAGGCGAGCAGCACCAGATACTGTCATGGTCATTCAGCTCCACTCTGCAGCGGCCAACAATCGCGCCCGTAGGACCGCCGCCTCAGACTCAGAGTCCTGATGACCCGATTGTCCCCTCCAAGAAGAAAGCCGGAGGAATCCTGATCCCCGTGCTGGTGCCTCTGCTATCTCTGTCGGCATGTGCAGCTGTGGGCTTGGTCCTATGGCGGCGACGAAGATCCAGGAGGAGACCAGGCGAATCAAGCGACAGCGATTACGAAGAGCAGGAGCACAGGGCTGAGCTCGAGAGAGGGGTGGCTGCTAGCGGCCCCAGGCGGTACTCGTACCGCGAGctggccgccgccacgggcgaCTTCGCCGAGGGCCAGAAGCTCGGTCGCGGTGGCTTCGGGAGCGTCTACCAGGGCTCGCTCGCCGTGAGTGGCCAGGACCGCGCGGTGGCGATCAAGATGTTCTCGTCGGAGTCGTCGGCGCAGGGGAGGAAGGAGTTCGAGGCGGAGGTGCGGATCATCAGCCGGCTCAAGCATCGCAACCTGGTGCAGCTCCTGGGCTGGTGCGACAGCCGCCACGGCCTCCTGCTCGTCTACGAGCTGGTAGCCCAAGGCAGCCTCGACAGGCATCTCCACAGCAGCGAGAGGTTCCTGACATGGCCGGAAAGGTTCCGGATCATCCTCGGCTTGGGCTCGGCGCTGCGGTACCTCCACCAGGAGTGGGAGCAGTGCGTGGTGCACGGCGACATCAAGCCCAGCAACGTCATGCTGGACGAGGCGCTGGGCGCCAAGCTGGGGGACTTCGGCCTCGCCCGCCTCGTCGACCACGGCGCGGCGTCGCACACCACCAAGGCCGTGCTCGGCACCGCGGGCTACATCGACCCGGAGTTCGTCAACACGCGCCACCCGAGCGCCGAGGCCGACGTCTACAGCTtcggcgtcgtcctcctcgaGGTCGTCTCCGGGCGCTCCCCGGTGGtcctgctgccgggcggccggccgcccTTCATGCTGCTCAAGTGGGTGTGGGGCCTCTACGGCCGGAGCGCGACTCTTGACGCGGCGGACGAGCGGctcaggggcggcggcgaggacgacgaccgCTGCATGGAGCGGGCGCTGGTGGTGGGGCTCTGGTGCGCGCACCCCGACCAGAGCGAGCGGCCGTCCATCGCGCAGGCCGCGCACGTCCTGCAGACCCCGGACGCCAGGCTGCCGGAGCTCCCGCGCCACATGTACAAGACGGCGGCGTCGTCAGATCTTTCCTTCGCCGGGTCTGCGTACGGCGCCATGTCCATCGAAAGCTACAGCGGTGGTGTCTCCTCTTCGACAATGACAGGCCACTCCAAGGTTTCTTCTGACTCGTCGTCCACGGCTTTGCTCCGAGATTCGAGAGAGTTAGCTTGA